The Xylocopa sonorina isolate GNS202 chromosome 5, iyXylSono1_principal, whole genome shotgun sequence genome segment ggtagttctttgccaacatttatagttactgaaagagccatatatattttttcaattcgtcaggaaaattcatgccaatagagagtattaaatacgatgacagcatattgtttaaagaaatgtaataaatgatacatttacttataaaatgttgaactaattaagttacgtttactttactagcgtatcactattttcaggtgaaaatattgaacgtaattatttgttttcctttggtacatatattcttgtggtaaatggttttatcgtttgtaaggattattaaatataaaatatacctttgttacatgaatttttaacgatgagttgaaaaaaatatttataaactaagtgtatgtatttttacgataaagtaattaacgagttttctgaaaaaatcgctgtattaagttatagtttatagaaaataataaaaagaagtttttatatctttctttcgtgtcagtgtatctattttcgtatcgaaataaataaattgcttagtttagtcatttttaatattcgtttataatttttatgcaaacagcttcttcattggtatatattagcccacgccactggcacgcgtgtcactatggtgagctgatagtgtcattggcacgccgtgtcggccttctgctatatcgccgtgctttgatagtgccgtgacatgcagtgtcgctccagtgctagctctgtgctgttacgagaactgagaggcagcaccgtgctagcacagtacgtagagttccacccggtgccattggcactacaatcgctggttgtctgaaaagtttccccagggtaagatttataccatttaaagagcataaaatgagcttcttaTACTGAGTTTTTCGTTAAAATCTGGGGAAATTTTTTTTGGGTATAGCAatttttctcgattttttaCTAATCCAGAAACTAGAAATATGCATAAAAAATGACttaaaaattctgaaaaaagaaaaaatgatatagcattcgaaagcttaatttttttgtgatttttttgacacaaaattcaagtcgataacttttttcagtcaaaagttatagcctccgaaagatttcgctaaatgcgtactttgaccccctccccctcccttataaaaaggcccgacagatagagacgcTGGCAATTGGTgacacacatatagatctacaaatgtgcaaagtttaaataaaatcgtgtaagaaatatcggataacagggtgcacgggcgGTCAACGAGGGTCGTGTGCTTTCCCCTGCGGCATCGCCCCTCTCCGGGGCTTtgcctaaacatacgaatgggctatgacgttgagggtgttctcgaggctagtacgaatggcctaagaaggcattcttgtacgaaccttCGGGTGAGACATCGAATAAGtacgcccagtaaacgttgagcCATCGAGTTGTTACTCCATTTTCCTCAACATCTTACAATcggttgggggcgaaaacatatggtttttgtatAGGGTCCTTTAATGTTCAagctaaaattaatattttctcgaTATTAGTATCGATATCAGTCACCTAGCCTAACCTGTAGACTTTTTGATATTGATACGAAATGAGAATTTGTAATATCTGTAATAATTTTTTCTCATGTTTCTTTTCAAAATAAGTGTCAAGCGTGTAACGCTAACACAGCTTGGGCTGATTGTGCCAGAATTGTTGAGATTCAAAGCATAAaatgttaaatcgccataccgtcTGTTTTAGAGTAGAAGATAATAATTTGTAAAGTATCCTGTAACATTTCCTAAAAACGCAATATTTTAAAAGCCGAAAAATTCAACAGTTTTTGGTCTCCTGAAATATAAAGTTCAGTCTTCACTTTTATTGAATCAATTATTTCCCCTTGAATTCCAGAATAAAATAATTGTATATGGTATcactaaaaatatatatttatacaattaTAAGGGACATGGATGAGacaaaaataatttatatacaGAAATTTTAATAACATAATTCTAAAGTATCACATGGAATCCATTTTGAACTCTCCAGAGCATCCCATAAATTATAATCTTGTTCTATTATCTCTCTATTAAGTTTATCGATATCTATGGGGACTGAGTGTTCTGAAAATAAAGTAAAAAGTTATGTTTTTTATCTACTTAGATtataatatgataaatattaCGATTAAAATGTTTTACATCTATCAATTATCAAACACATTATAAAATCATTTCGCATAATCAATTTCAACATAAATTACTatcttattatttaaaaatttaataCAATCTGTTGATATTTCTTCTATTTTGtgtatgtgtatgtgtgtgtgtgttattAGTTAGTATATTTATTATACAAAAGTGTCAACAAAAACAAAGTGTACAAAATGTATGATTATTAATGTATAACATGAGAAGCattaataagatataaataataagatataaaggtattgttgtataaaatatttatgtaCACAAGATGAACAAAAGTTGTATGATTAAAGGATAAATAAATATATGTCTGTATGTATTTGTAGATGCATAAAAAGAAATATGTTTTTCATACCAATTAATTCCAATTCATCTTCTTCAGGTTTCTGATCGGATATGTAGCTATTATATCCATCCGATGTAGGTTCACTTTCATAATAACCTTGCTGCCATGCACTATAACTATTCCAATATGACGATGTATCATAATAATTGTAAGCATCTGAATTCATATTTGATGGTGTGTATTCAGAAGAAGATTGAGGAGGTGTTGATCTAAATTGTGATGGAAGAAGACAAATGAAgattatttattaaaattatgAAATAATTTACATTTTAAAACACACAGATTAAAATATATCTTCGATACCCTGATAATTTATTCCAAGGCCTAGGTACGGCGTTGCAGATCTTTAATGATTTTGTTCCCAACCCTCTATATCCATTCATAGTACTTAAACTATTCTTTTGCTCTTCCTCATTAGCAAATCTAACAAAACCATATCCTTTACTAAATCCAGAACTATCTAAAATTACTTTTGCAGTTCTAATTGAATTATATTTAGCAGCAAATGCCCTATACAAAGAATAATCGTCTACATCTGTCGATAAGTCTCCAACCCAAATGCTAAATTCTCTTTCTGCTGTTGGCTTTCCTGTTGTACTAGCATGGTTTAATCGAAACCTTACAGCCTAAATTATAAGAAGAATAAGATTTTAAGCTAATAGATGAATTATTTAAAGAAACGATTgatattaaaataatataataataataataatgtaaattaCAAAAAAGATATTGATAAAATGTTTGAAATCCTTACTGGATTTGAACCGGGTATAACTTTGCCATTCAATTTATGCATAGCATCGAGTGCCATTTCATCGGTTGGAAAATGTACAAAACAATAACCTGCTGGTTCGCCTGTATAACGATTTCTCATTACCTTAACTGTTTGTGGTTGTTCTCCCATTTTATGGAAAGCGTTCATTATAAAACTTTCCGTCATATATGGTTCTAACTAAAACAAAATATTCTCTTATTTTCGCTGGAAACAACAGATACAGAATATTAATATCATGCTTTCATATAAAGTAAAAAATAACTTTTACTTACACCTCCCATCCACAATTGACATAAAACCATAGGTCCAGACATTGTTTTGTTTACAGTTGTACAGACGTTTTACAGATAAATCTCGTAGAATTCTAGAATGTAACGAAACAGAAACAATTTATAAATTTTGCGAAAGGAAAAactatggtatttataaatttaatgtaTGCCCTACGCGCCTAATTTCGTTAATATTAGTGATAACGAGGTTACGTAGCTAATATTTTTGTTTAAACAAAACAGATTAGAATGAATTATTGTGAATAAAAGAataatgtatataaatgcgtatgaaaaaataaaattcaaATTATATATAAAACAATAAGAAGAGCAAAATATTTCTCTAAAAATTCCATATCAATGAAAATGAAAGTACCTAAGTTTAAAGAAGAAACCGCTGTTTATAGTTTAGATTCCTGCGAATCTCAGTTTTACCACGATGAAAAATGGAACTATGGAATATAGGAGAATTAAC includes the following:
- the LOC143423860 gene encoding tRNA selenocysteine 1-associated protein 1-like isoform X1; protein product: MSGPMVLCQLWMGGLEPYMTESFIMNAFHKMGEQPQTVKVMRNRYTGEPAGYCFVHFPTDEMALDAMHKLNGKVIPGSNPAVRFRLNHASTTGKPTAEREFSIWVGDLSTDVDDYSLYRAFAAKYNSIRTAKVILDSSGFSKGYGFVRFANEEEQKNSLSTMNGYRGLGTKSLKICNAVPRPWNKLSGSTPPQSSSEYTPSNMNSDAYNYYDTSSYWNSYSAWQQGYYESEPTSDGYNSYISDQKPEEDELELIEHSVPIDIDKLNREIIEQDYNLWDALESSKWIPCDTLELCY
- the LOC143423860 gene encoding tRNA selenocysteine 1-associated protein 1-like isoform X2, whose amino-acid sequence is MTESFIMNAFHKMGEQPQTVKVMRNRYTGEPAGYCFVHFPTDEMALDAMHKLNGKVIPGSNPAVRFRLNHASTTGKPTAEREFSIWVGDLSTDVDDYSLYRAFAAKYNSIRTAKVILDSSGFSKGYGFVRFANEEEQKNSLSTMNGYRGLGTKSLKICNAVPRPWNKLSGSTPPQSSSEYTPSNMNSDAYNYYDTSSYWNSYSAWQQGYYESEPTSDGYNSYISDQKPEEDELELIEHSVPIDIDKLNREIIEQDYNLWDALESSKWIPCDTLELCY